One genomic segment of Nonomuraea coxensis DSM 45129 includes these proteins:
- a CDS encoding GntR family transcriptional regulator, translating into MLLTLDLNDARPLHEQVAGAIRRAIGDGSCLPGDRLPPARDLAQALGINPNTVLRALRDLRDEGLLEFRRGRGVSVAGPASEQVAGRALLVQRARELLEEARRYGYGRDDLITILEELP; encoded by the coding sequence ATGTTGCTGACGCTCGACCTCAATGACGCCCGGCCCCTGCACGAGCAGGTCGCCGGCGCCATCCGCCGCGCCATCGGGGACGGCTCCTGCCTCCCGGGAGACCGCCTGCCTCCCGCCAGGGACCTCGCCCAGGCGCTCGGCATCAACCCCAACACCGTGCTGCGCGCGCTGCGCGACCTGCGCGACGAGGGCCTGCTGGAGTTCCGGCGCGGCCGGGGCGTCAGCGTCGCGGGACCTGCCTCCGAGCAGGTCGCGGGCCGCGCGCTGCTCGTCCAGCGCGCCCGCGAGCTGCTGGAGGAGGCCCGGAGATACGGCTACGGCCGTGACGACCTCATCACGATCCTGGAGGAGCTCCCATGA
- a CDS encoding adenosylcobinamide-GDP ribazoletransferase — MRRLTDGLRFAAGTLSVFPVRVERVDRQVAGQAMTLAPVVGLVLGAVAGLPLFLPVPPLLGAGLAVGLLALLTRGLHLDGLADLADGLGSGKPADEALGIMKKSDIGPFGVMTLLLVLLVDVAALAGTGYAALVTACVAGRLTLTWACRPGVPAARPEGLGAAVAGSVRPAAPWLVTLAALLACAGLGLSIDAGTWDGAPRTWASAAAEWLTGADERAPEPGLAYTRLHDYAESVMGTGNGSRWDLWWQHGAMSSDGIVLAEATVGYGLGMPAFLALPIALLAGLLAALALLRQARRRLGGITGDVLGALVETATAATLVAYAVAG, encoded by the coding sequence ATGCGGCGCCTCACGGACGGACTGCGGTTCGCGGCCGGCACGCTCAGCGTCTTCCCCGTGCGTGTCGAGCGGGTCGACCGGCAGGTCGCGGGGCAGGCGATGACGCTGGCGCCGGTCGTCGGGCTGGTGCTCGGCGCGGTCGCCGGGCTGCCGCTGTTCCTGCCCGTTCCCCCGCTGCTCGGCGCGGGCCTGGCGGTGGGCCTGCTCGCGCTGCTGACCCGTGGCCTGCACCTGGACGGGCTGGCCGACCTGGCCGACGGCCTGGGCAGCGGCAAGCCCGCCGACGAGGCACTCGGGATCATGAAAAAGTCGGACATCGGGCCGTTCGGTGTGATGACGCTGCTGCTCGTGCTGCTCGTGGACGTGGCGGCGCTCGCGGGCACCGGGTACGCGGCGCTGGTGACCGCCTGCGTGGCGGGGCGGCTGACGCTGACCTGGGCCTGCCGTCCGGGCGTGCCCGCCGCCCGGCCCGAGGGGCTGGGGGCGGCGGTCGCCGGGTCGGTACGCCCGGCCGCCCCCTGGCTCGTCACCCTGGCCGCCCTGCTCGCCTGCGCCGGCCTCGGGCTGAGCATCGACGCCGGCACGTGGGACGGGGCGCCACGGACGTGGGCGTCGGCCGCCGCCGAGTGGCTGACCGGCGCCGACGAGCGGGCACCCGAGCCCGGCCTGGCCTACACGAGGCTCCACGACTACGCCGAGAGCGTCATGGGGACAGGGAACGGCTCCAGGTGGGATCTCTGGTGGCAGCACGGGGCGATGTCGTCCGACGGGATCGTCCTCGCCGAGGCGACCGTGGGATACGGGCTGGGCATGCCGGCGTTCCTCGCCCTGCCGATCGCCCTGCTCGCCGGTCTGCTGGCCGCCCTGGCGCTGCTCCGGCAGGCCCGCCGCCGCCTCGGCGGGATCACCGGCGACGTCCTGGGCGCACTGGTCGAGACCGCCACGGCGGCGACGCTGGTGGCGTACGCCGTCGCGGGCTGA
- a CDS encoding DUF3043 domain-containing protein, whose product MHAPKDRKEAYRQMRAKQAAERDRARKGMLAGDERYLPARDKGPARKFARDWVDSRRLPSQYFLPFSLLILLATWVPWPIEIRAAVLNIVIAVGWPIMMIGVVVTGVYVAWKVKREVASKLPGESVKGVGFYAAMRALQIRKLRFPPPTVRPGGKPVPPKK is encoded by the coding sequence GTGCACGCGCCGAAGGATCGCAAAGAGGCCTACCGGCAGATGCGGGCCAAGCAGGCCGCCGAGCGCGACCGCGCCCGCAAGGGCATGCTCGCGGGCGACGAGCGCTACCTCCCGGCCAGGGACAAGGGCCCGGCGCGCAAGTTCGCGCGCGACTGGGTCGACTCGCGGCGGCTGCCCAGCCAGTACTTCCTGCCGTTCTCGCTCCTGATCCTGCTGGCCACCTGGGTGCCGTGGCCCATCGAGATCCGCGCGGCGGTGCTCAACATCGTGATCGCCGTCGGCTGGCCGATCATGATGATCGGCGTGGTGGTCACCGGCGTCTACGTCGCCTGGAAGGTGAAGCGGGAGGTCGCGAGCAAGCTGCCCGGGGAGAGCGTCAAGGGCGTCGGCTTCTACGCGGCCATGCGGGCGCTGCAGATCCGCAAGCTGCGCTTCCCGCCGCCCACGGTGCGGCCCGGCGGCAAGCCGGTCCCCCCGAAGAAGTAG
- a CDS encoding SMI1/KNR4 family protein gives MLKLVRLALTAAVLTAIAIRLRRRARLPGRRTEPSVTPGAGSVRSARMGLVWAGIAALVTLVLALALIPGAPLGAASSRQTPPAAPSSPQTPPAITSPPRTPPAVTSVPQTPLAATAAPGAPGAPDVTAVPASPPGTPTPQGGGSACSPASRPVAVRPIDPDVRRAVNRQWRRVERWLRANAPRTYRTLGAPGRARTIAVAEAQMGVDFPDDLRASLLRHNGSRGRWAFGFGFWAEGSANLGVRQIRDSWRLLCRPPAAGGWASTWIPFLVTTDPVTPASSYAVADSAGGGLSWQGEDGVMTPRMPSYYALVRAVADALEQGTPLDGRRPVVARGVLRWETGSTPRG, from the coding sequence GTGCTGAAGCTCGTACGCCTGGCGCTGACGGCGGCAGTCCTGACCGCGATCGCGATCCGGCTGCGCCGCCGGGCCCGCCTGCCCGGACGGCGGACGGAGCCTTCGGTCACGCCCGGGGCCGGGTCCGTGCGGAGCGCGCGGATGGGCCTGGTCTGGGCGGGCATCGCGGCGCTCGTGACACTGGTCCTGGCCCTCGCCCTGATCCCCGGAGCGCCCCTGGGCGCGGCGTCGTCCCGGCAGACCCCGCCGGCCGCCCCATCGTCCCCGCAGACCCCGCCGGCCATCACATCGCCCCCGCGGACTCCGCCGGCCGTCACGTCGGTCCCGCAGACCCCTCTCGCCGCCACGGCCGCCCCGGGCGCGCCCGGCGCTCCCGACGTCACGGCCGTCCCCGCCTCTCCGCCGGGCACGCCGACGCCGCAGGGCGGCGGGAGCGCGTGCTCGCCCGCCTCCCGGCCGGTCGCCGTCCGGCCGATCGACCCGGACGTCCGGCGGGCCGTGAACCGGCAGTGGCGGCGCGTCGAGCGCTGGCTCAGGGCGAACGCCCCCCGCACCTACCGGACGCTCGGCGCCCCGGGCCGGGCGCGGACGATCGCCGTCGCCGAGGCCCAGATGGGCGTCGACTTCCCCGACGACCTGCGCGCCTCCCTCCTGCGCCACAACGGCTCGCGGGGCAGGTGGGCGTTCGGGTTCGGGTTCTGGGCGGAGGGGTCCGCCAACCTCGGCGTCCGGCAGATCAGGGACTCGTGGCGGCTGCTGTGCCGCCCGCCCGCCGCGGGCGGCTGGGCGAGCACGTGGATCCCGTTCCTCGTCACGACGGACCCCGTCACGCCCGCGTCGTCGTACGCCGTGGCCGACTCGGCCGGCGGCGGTCTCTCCTGGCAGGGCGAGGACGGCGTCATGACGCCGCGCATGCCGTCCTACTACGCGCTGGTACGAGCCGTCGCCGACGCCCTGGAACAGGGCACGCCGCTCGACGGCCGGCGACCGGTCGTGGCGCGGGGCGTCCTGCGCTGGGAGACCGGGAGCACCCCGCGGGGCTAG
- the htpX gene encoding zinc metalloprotease HtpX codes for MRTRFAADRGLTRRMVVTMFLLGLLYVVFVGVLIALGVQALTVLVVAGLLLLAQYFLSDRIALFAMHGREVSPEEAPELHGMIDRLCALADMPKPRVAIADSDVPNAFATGRNQKNAVVCVTTGILRRLEPRELEGVLAHELSHVAHRDVAVMTIASFLGIVAGLMTRFALYSGLGGRRNNGQGGVPVGAIILLVSVLVYAVSFLLTRALSRYRELAADRAGALLTQRPSELASALTKISGEMARIPTRDLREASAFNAFYFAPALSGGQSIAALFSTHPSLERRLEQLAGISAQLGRG; via the coding sequence ATGCGCACGCGCTTCGCGGCCGACCGCGGCCTCACCCGCCGGATGGTCGTGACGATGTTCCTGCTCGGGCTGCTCTACGTGGTGTTCGTCGGTGTCCTGATCGCCCTGGGCGTCCAGGCGCTGACCGTGCTGGTGGTGGCCGGCCTCCTGCTGCTGGCGCAGTACTTCCTGTCCGACCGCATCGCCCTGTTCGCGATGCACGGACGGGAGGTCTCGCCGGAGGAGGCCCCCGAGCTGCACGGCATGATCGACCGGCTGTGCGCGCTGGCCGACATGCCCAAGCCGAGAGTGGCGATCGCGGATTCCGACGTCCCCAACGCGTTCGCCACCGGGCGCAACCAGAAGAACGCGGTCGTCTGCGTGACGACCGGCATCCTGCGGCGCCTGGAGCCGCGGGAGCTCGAAGGGGTGCTCGCGCACGAGCTGTCGCACGTCGCGCACCGCGACGTGGCGGTCATGACGATCGCGTCGTTCCTCGGCATCGTGGCCGGCCTCATGACCCGCTTCGCGCTCTACAGCGGGCTCGGCGGCCGGCGCAACAACGGCCAGGGCGGCGTCCCGGTCGGCGCGATCATCCTGCTCGTCTCGGTCCTCGTCTACGCCGTCAGCTTCCTGCTCACCCGCGCCCTGTCGCGCTACCGCGAACTGGCCGCCGACCGCGCGGGCGCGCTGCTCACCCAGCGCCCGTCCGAGCTGGCCAGCGCGCTGACGAAGATCAGCGGTGAGATGGCCAGGATCCCGACGCGCGACCTGCGCGAGGCGTCGGCGTTCAACGCCTTCTACTTCGCCCCGGCGCTGTCCGGCGGCCAGTCGATCGCGGCCCTGTTCTCCACCCACCCATCGCTGGAGCGCCGGCTGGAGCAGCTCGCCGGCATCTCCGCGCAGCTTGGAAGGGGTTGA
- the pspAB gene encoding PspA-associated protein PspAB has product MGWLDALLGRSKPAKPDLDALFALPSAAVTLQAATGLAPTGLGSVAFRAAEGGAFATLERDVKALLGERVAQSDDGYGYTWLLVDRPPEAVADLVTELHAVNSSLEGAGFGASLLCSLVSFADPEGRRLAVVYLYKRGTFYPFAPLPGQKRDNALELQVRGVLDGELPLESDLGRWFPVWGAPGL; this is encoded by the coding sequence ATGGGCTGGCTCGACGCGCTGCTCGGCCGGTCGAAGCCGGCCAAGCCCGATCTCGACGCGCTGTTCGCGCTGCCGTCCGCGGCCGTGACGCTGCAGGCGGCGACCGGGCTGGCGCCCACCGGCCTCGGTTCGGTGGCGTTCCGCGCCGCCGAGGGCGGCGCCTTCGCCACGCTCGAACGCGACGTCAAGGCGCTGCTCGGCGAGCGCGTGGCGCAGAGCGACGACGGTTACGGCTACACGTGGCTGCTGGTCGACCGGCCGCCGGAGGCGGTCGCCGACCTGGTCACCGAGCTGCACGCGGTCAACTCCTCGCTGGAGGGGGCCGGGTTCGGCGCGTCGCTGCTGTGCTCGCTGGTGTCCTTCGCCGACCCCGAGGGGCGCCGGCTCGCCGTGGTCTACCTCTACAAGCGCGGGACGTTCTACCCGTTCGCCCCGCTGCCCGGCCAGAAACGCGACAACGCGCTCGAACTCCAGGTCAGAGGGGTGCTGGACGGCGAGTTGCCGCTGGAGTCCGATCTCGGCCGATGGTTCCCGGTATGGGGTGCCCCCGGGCTGTAA
- a CDS encoding DUF1648 domain-containing protein, whose amino-acid sequence MNPRVTATAWGLLVTAAQIGLPLALRDRLPDPLATHWGPGDRPDGSQSFTAYVLTVTLFWVVPWIVALVTAAGGRTLARRQGRMVWWGALFGLGVLAAGINVSTVTANLDVTDWTTAALGFVHPLLVIAAALAAALLAGYLGRGEPDDAGDERREPPRLRLRPGQRAVWVGHVSNPWLTMITVAAAAALLVLGVLHLLGVTDGSVAGPILPGLLIVLVVGLLTTQASVRVGGDRVVIGIGVLRVPARRIPLSKIESAWSEERYPSQVGGWGFRGLPGGATIMLRGGECLVIGYRSGGRLAVSVDDAARGASLINALIAERVDS is encoded by the coding sequence ATGAACCCCCGAGTGACGGCGACGGCCTGGGGCCTGCTCGTGACCGCCGCGCAGATCGGGCTGCCCCTCGCGCTGCGCGACCGGCTGCCCGACCCCCTGGCCACGCACTGGGGCCCCGGCGACCGCCCCGACGGCTCCCAGTCGTTCACCGCCTACGTGCTCACCGTGACGCTGTTCTGGGTGGTGCCCTGGATCGTGGCGCTGGTCACGGCCGCCGGAGGGCGAACGCTGGCCCGCAGGCAGGGCCGCATGGTCTGGTGGGGCGCGCTGTTCGGGCTGGGCGTGCTCGCCGCCGGCATCAACGTCTCCACCGTCACGGCCAACCTCGACGTCACCGACTGGACGACGGCCGCGCTCGGGTTCGTGCACCCGCTCCTGGTCATCGCCGCGGCGCTCGCCGCCGCCCTGCTCGCCGGCTACCTGGGCAGGGGAGAGCCGGACGACGCCGGCGACGAGCGCCGGGAGCCGCCGCGCCTGCGCCTGCGTCCCGGCCAGCGGGCCGTCTGGGTCGGCCACGTCTCCAACCCCTGGCTGACCATGATCACCGTGGCCGCCGCCGCCGCGCTCCTCGTGCTCGGCGTCCTTCACCTGCTCGGCGTGACCGACGGGAGCGTGGCAGGCCCGATCCTGCCCGGCCTGCTCATCGTCCTGGTGGTCGGGCTGCTGACCACCCAGGCGTCGGTGCGCGTCGGCGGCGACCGGGTCGTCATCGGCATCGGGGTGCTGAGGGTGCCGGCCCGCCGGATCCCGCTGTCGAAGATCGAGTCGGCCTGGTCGGAGGAGCGCTACCCCAGCCAGGTCGGCGGATGGGGTTTCCGCGGGCTGCCCGGCGGGGCCACCATCATGTTGCGCGGCGGCGAGTGCCTGGTCATCGGCTACCGGTCGGGAGGCCGGCTGGCCGTCAGCGTCGACGACGCGGCGCGCGGCGCCTCCCTCATCAACGCCCTCATCGCGGAGCGGGTCGACTCATGA
- a CDS encoding bifunctional adenosylcobinamide kinase/adenosylcobinamide-phosphate guanylyltransferase yields the protein MQVLLSGTAGGTGRPEPGCRCASCVSCSGPSAGRRRPFGVVVDGRVPFLFADVPAGYLAWGGGLGLSGPDGGTLLCVPPGREPPADLPDRLDLVLIDLLDRPERLGRLRRTHPETVAVAVGLDHRIRSEAELDRRLRLWGALAVPDGTVLRTSAPGAGGGAGSGGRRALLLGGSRSGKSAEAELRLAAEPYVTYVATGPSGAGDGEWAARVRAHRERRPAHWDTVETTDLAAAVSGATMPLLVDGLGTWLAAVFDEHGAWEGDREPVLRRCDELVAAWRQAPRPVVAVSDEVGMGVVPATASGRAFRDALGRLNERLAAESEYVALVVAGRVLEL from the coding sequence GTGCAAGTGCTTCTCTCCGGCACGGCGGGCGGGACGGGCCGGCCCGAGCCCGGCTGCCGCTGTGCCTCCTGCGTCTCGTGCTCCGGGCCGTCCGCGGGCCGCCGCCGCCCGTTCGGGGTCGTGGTGGACGGGCGCGTCCCCTTCCTCTTCGCCGACGTGCCGGCCGGTTACCTGGCCTGGGGCGGCGGGCTCGGGCTGAGCGGCCCGGACGGCGGGACGCTGCTGTGCGTGCCTCCGGGGCGGGAGCCTCCCGCGGACCTGCCGGACCGGCTCGACCTCGTCCTCATCGACCTGCTGGACCGGCCGGAACGCCTCGGCCGGCTGCGGCGTACGCATCCGGAGACCGTGGCGGTCGCCGTCGGGCTCGACCACCGGATCCGGTCGGAGGCGGAGCTGGACAGGCGGCTGCGCCTGTGGGGCGCCCTGGCCGTGCCGGACGGGACCGTGCTGCGGACGTCGGCCCCGGGGGCGGGCGGCGGCGCGGGGAGCGGGGGGCGGCGGGCGCTGCTGCTGGGCGGGTCGCGTTCGGGCAAGTCCGCCGAGGCCGAGCTGCGGCTGGCGGCGGAGCCGTACGTGACCTACGTCGCGACCGGTCCCAGCGGCGCGGGGGACGGCGAGTGGGCGGCCCGCGTACGGGCGCATCGGGAGCGCCGCCCCGCGCACTGGGACACCGTCGAGACCACGGACCTGGCCGCGGCCGTCTCCGGGGCCACCATGCCGCTGCTCGTCGACGGTCTCGGCACGTGGCTGGCGGCGGTGTTCGACGAGCACGGGGCCTGGGAGGGCGACCGGGAGCCGGTCCTGCGGCGGTGCGACGAGCTGGTGGCCGCCTGGCGGCAGGCGCCGCGGCCGGTGGTGGCGGTGTCGGACGAGGTGGGGATGGGGGTGGTGCCGGCCACGGCCAGCGGGCGTGCCTTCCGCGACGCGCTCGGGCGGCTGAACGAGCGGCTCGCCGCCGAGTCGGAGTACGTCGCCCTCGTCGTCGCGGGCCGCGTCCTGGAGCTCTGA
- a CDS encoding CPBP family intramembrane glutamic endopeptidase produces MKKPLVVFLVLAFGLSWAVALPLWFGGGLGSPLTTGMATLMMFTPTAGVLGAWALTRAPFRQWARETGLTLGERKGRTGRYVLGTWIGVPLLILAALVLSVAAGLMTLDLDGLGLLREAYESRGAPVPGDLGQVLTLQFVLGAVAGPLLNAIPALGEEWGWRGWLLPRLVAAKGVLPGLLLSGVIWGLWHAPLTLLGYNYPRLGSWAALYFVGFCVLAGVLFGWLRLRTGSVWPAVVAHGSLNAVAPGVLLLGDPASPPNEVLVGITGLVGWVLLAVVGALLLRFAPARPPAPPAPREPAPTTEPAV; encoded by the coding sequence ATGAAAAAACCACTCGTCGTCTTCCTCGTCCTCGCCTTCGGGCTGTCCTGGGCGGTCGCGCTGCCCCTCTGGTTCGGCGGCGGGCTCGGCTCGCCGCTGACCACCGGGATGGCCACGCTGATGATGTTCACGCCCACCGCAGGCGTGCTGGGGGCGTGGGCGCTCACGCGCGCGCCGTTCCGGCAGTGGGCCAGGGAGACCGGGCTCACCCTCGGCGAGCGCAAGGGCCGCACCGGCCGGTACGTCCTCGGCACCTGGATCGGGGTGCCCCTGCTGATCCTCGCGGCGCTGGTGCTCAGCGTCGCGGCCGGGCTCATGACCCTCGACCTCGACGGGCTGGGCCTGCTGCGCGAGGCGTACGAGTCGCGCGGCGCGCCCGTGCCCGGCGACCTCGGGCAGGTGCTCACGCTGCAGTTCGTGCTCGGCGCGGTGGCCGGCCCCCTGCTCAACGCCATCCCCGCGCTCGGCGAGGAGTGGGGCTGGCGCGGCTGGCTGCTGCCCCGGCTCGTCGCCGCCAAGGGGGTCCTGCCCGGGCTCCTGCTGTCGGGCGTGATCTGGGGGCTCTGGCACGCGCCGCTCACCCTGCTCGGCTACAACTACCCGCGGCTCGGGTCCTGGGCGGCGCTGTACTTCGTCGGGTTCTGCGTGCTGGCCGGAGTGCTGTTCGGCTGGTTGCGGCTGCGCACCGGGAGCGTGTGGCCCGCCGTGGTCGCCCATGGGTCGCTGAACGCCGTCGCCCCCGGCGTCCTGCTGCTCGGCGACCCCGCCTCGCCGCCGAACGAGGTGCTGGTCGGGATCACCGGGCTGGTGGGATGGGTGCTGCTCGCGGTGGTCGGCGCCCTGCTGCTCCGCTTCGCCCCGGCCCGCCCGCCCGCCCCGCCCGCGCCACGCGAACCCGCCCCCACGACCGAGCCCGCCGTCTGA
- a CDS encoding aldo/keto reductase family protein → MEFRHLGRSGLKVSEISYGNWLTHGSQVEEDAAKQCVQAALDEGITTFDTADVYAATKAEEVLGRALKGVRRESLEIFTKVYWPTGPGQNDRGLSRKHITESVNASLRRLQTDYVDLYQAHRFDYETPLEETLKTFDDLVRQGKVLYVGVSEWTADQIAQALKIADEMGFDRIVSNQPQYSMLWRVIESEIVPLSEKEGVGQIVWSPIAQGVLTGKYRPGQQPPAGSRATDSAGGSAMIARFMNDDVLTRVQDLQPIAADLGLSMAQLAIAWVLQNPNVSSAIVGATRPEQVRDNVKAAGVKLDQDVLRRIDDALGPIVERDPAKTTSPNPRA, encoded by the coding sequence ATGGAATTCCGACACCTCGGTCGCAGCGGTCTCAAGGTCAGTGAGATCAGCTACGGCAACTGGCTCACGCACGGCTCCCAGGTCGAGGAGGACGCCGCCAAGCAGTGCGTGCAGGCGGCTCTCGACGAGGGCATCACCACGTTCGACACCGCTGACGTCTACGCCGCCACCAAGGCGGAGGAGGTGCTCGGCCGGGCGCTGAAGGGCGTGCGCAGGGAGTCGCTGGAGATCTTCACGAAGGTCTACTGGCCGACCGGCCCCGGCCAGAACGACCGCGGCCTGTCCCGCAAGCACATCACCGAGTCCGTCAACGCCTCACTGCGCCGCCTCCAGACGGACTACGTCGACCTCTACCAGGCGCACCGCTTCGACTACGAGACGCCTCTGGAGGAGACGCTCAAGACGTTCGACGACCTCGTCCGCCAGGGCAAGGTGCTCTACGTCGGCGTCAGCGAGTGGACCGCCGACCAGATCGCCCAGGCGCTGAAGATCGCGGACGAGATGGGCTTCGACCGCATCGTCTCCAACCAGCCCCAGTACTCGATGCTCTGGCGGGTCATCGAGAGCGAGATCGTGCCCCTGAGCGAGAAGGAGGGCGTGGGCCAGATCGTCTGGTCGCCGATCGCGCAGGGCGTGCTGACCGGGAAGTACCGGCCAGGTCAGCAGCCGCCGGCGGGCTCCCGGGCCACCGACTCGGCGGGCGGCAGCGCGATGATCGCCCGGTTCATGAACGACGACGTGCTGACCCGCGTACAGGATCTCCAGCCGATCGCCGCCGACCTGGGCCTCAGCATGGCGCAGCTGGCGATCGCCTGGGTGCTGCAGAACCCGAACGTCTCCAGCGCGATCGTCGGCGCGACCCGTCCCGAGCAGGTACGCGACAACGTCAAGGCGGCGGGCGTCAAGCTGGACCAGGACGTGCTGCGGCGCATCGACGACGCGCTCGGCCCGATCGTCGAGCGCGACCCGGCCAAGACGACGAGCCCGAACCCGCGGGCGTGA
- a CDS encoding ABC transporter ATP-binding protein produces MHVVELEGVAVRVTGKTLLDGVDWQVDYGDHWVVLGPNGAGKTTLLSLAGAVRHPSAGTVKVLGHRLGRVDLRELRRHLGLVAASQRLVDEELMEEEGATALTVVLTGHTGTSVPLWDKYGDSERDRAHRLLADLGCKDLADRPFRVCSQGERARIRVARALMADPAVLLLDEPFAGLDLPAREDLITAVEDLAATRPVLTTITVTHHLEEVPATTTHAMLMRDARVLAAGPVAGVLTSANLSECFGRPLQVDRLDGRWYARALRP; encoded by the coding sequence ATGCACGTGGTTGAACTCGAAGGCGTAGCGGTCCGGGTCACCGGCAAGACGCTGCTGGACGGTGTGGACTGGCAGGTGGACTACGGCGACCACTGGGTGGTCCTCGGCCCCAACGGAGCGGGCAAGACGACGCTGCTCTCGCTGGCCGGCGCCGTACGGCACCCCAGCGCGGGCACGGTGAAGGTGCTCGGGCACCGGCTCGGCCGGGTCGACCTGCGCGAGCTGCGCCGTCACCTCGGCCTGGTCGCGGCCAGCCAGCGGCTCGTCGACGAGGAGCTGATGGAGGAGGAGGGCGCGACCGCCCTCACCGTGGTGCTCACCGGCCACACGGGGACGAGCGTTCCTTTGTGGGACAAGTACGGCGACTCCGAGCGCGACCGGGCCCACCGGCTGCTCGCCGACCTGGGCTGCAAGGACCTCGCCGACCGGCCTTTCCGGGTGTGCTCCCAGGGCGAGCGGGCCAGGATCCGGGTGGCCAGGGCGCTCATGGCCGATCCGGCGGTGCTGCTGCTCGACGAGCCGTTCGCGGGGCTCGACCTGCCGGCCCGCGAGGACCTCATCACCGCCGTCGAGGACCTCGCCGCCACCCGGCCCGTCCTCACCACCATCACCGTCACCCACCACCTGGAGGAGGTGCCGGCGACGACCACCCACGCCATGCTCATGCGCGACGCCAGGGTGCTGGCCGCCGGGCCGGTGGCCGGCGTGCTCACCTCGGCCAACCTCTCCGAGTGCTTCGGCCGGCCCCTGCAGGTGGACCGGCTCGACGGCCGCTGGTACGCCCGCGCCCTCCGCCCCTGA
- the pspAA gene encoding PspA-associated protein PspAA: MIVRIMGEGQIEISADDIAVLNELDSELEAAIETGDEKAFRVKLHALLDKVRHVGKSLPDDSLEPSELILPPADASIEEVREMLGDQGLIPG, from the coding sequence ATGATCGTCAGAATCATGGGCGAGGGCCAGATCGAGATCTCGGCGGACGACATCGCCGTGCTCAACGAGCTCGACAGCGAGCTCGAAGCCGCGATCGAGACCGGCGACGAGAAGGCGTTCCGCGTCAAGCTGCACGCGCTGCTCGACAAGGTGCGCCACGTGGGCAAGTCCCTGCCGGACGACAGCCTTGAGCCGTCAGAGCTGATCCTTCCCCCCGCGGACGCCTCGATCGAGGAGGTCCGGGAGATGCTGGGCGACCAAGGCCTCATCCCGGGCTGA
- a CDS encoding PspA/IM30 family protein: MIFKSKANKALDKMEDPRETLDYSYQRQLELLQKVRRGVADVATSRKRVELQLNGLEQSARKLEEQGRKALSVGREDLAREALQRRSGIQSQMADLKVQHDNLQAEEEKLTTASQRLQAKVDAFRTKKETIKATYTAAEAQTRINEAFSGISEEMGDVGLAIQRAEDKTAQMQARAGAIDELLASGALDDVTGTRGDDIQAELDRMGGGMDVELELARMKAELGQGSAPQSAIEQGQPQQQAQPHQQAAPHQQGQGQTQHLRQPGENA; this comes from the coding sequence ATGATCTTCAAGTCCAAGGCCAACAAGGCCTTGGACAAGATGGAGGATCCGCGCGAGACCCTTGACTACTCCTACCAGCGGCAACTGGAGCTGCTGCAGAAGGTGCGCAGGGGTGTGGCCGACGTCGCCACGTCGCGCAAGCGGGTTGAGCTGCAGCTCAACGGCCTTGAGCAGTCCGCCAGGAAGCTTGAGGAGCAGGGGCGCAAGGCGCTGTCGGTCGGGCGCGAGGACCTCGCGCGCGAGGCGCTGCAGCGGCGTTCCGGCATCCAGAGCCAGATGGCCGACCTCAAGGTCCAGCACGACAACCTTCAGGCGGAGGAGGAGAAGCTGACCACGGCTTCCCAGCGCCTGCAGGCCAAGGTGGACGCCTTCCGCACCAAGAAGGAGACCATCAAGGCCACCTACACCGCCGCCGAGGCCCAGACCCGCATCAACGAGGCGTTCTCCGGCATCTCCGAGGAGATGGGCGACGTCGGCCTCGCGATCCAGCGCGCCGAGGACAAGACGGCGCAGATGCAGGCCCGCGCGGGCGCGATCGACGAGCTGCTGGCCAGCGGCGCGCTCGACGACGTCACCGGCACCCGTGGCGACGACATCCAGGCCGAGCTCGACCGCATGGGCGGCGGCATGGACGTCGAGCTGGAGCTGGCCCGGATGAAGGCCGAGCTCGGGCAGGGCTCGGCCCCGCAGTCGGCGATCGAGCAGGGTCAGCCCCAGCAGCAGGCCCAGCCGCACCAGCAGGCTGCGCCGCACCAGCAGGGCCAGGGCCAGACCCAGCACCTGCGTCAGCCGGGGGAGAACGCATGA